A portion of the Adhaeribacter radiodurans genome contains these proteins:
- a CDS encoding alpha/beta fold hydrolase, with protein MKKVFIFSAFLLSLFGQAQTPLQPLAATKQQPTISFQKVKFKNYAGDSILYELASIKVPENRLALPTDTIQIKILRLKAKSPTPLTPIIFLAGGPGQSGINYIKEDYFQKLIFPLQQQHDIILLDQRGSGSSRPSLLYKTPIIDSKDIFVSPQRMIEFADRIAQVGADTLKRRSIDIRGYTTLQNADDINDLSKALGYSKINLLAISYGTHLALTVAKKYPNILDKMVLIGTSGFNHMHHLPSTYDKQLQQIAALAAQDPAVKNEVPDMIAFLKRVLTKLEKDPVRLQIKEAKTNQLWEVRVGKFGLQMILRLDAGDSYGFIYFPALLYGIEKGDYEQLQEYIQKRFNQFTSGYGSGIGVMRLASGATKARYNQIIQEGKTALLGNAMNTPDLFGQNFWGKIDLGDDFRAPFTSNTRTLFVSGTMDSNSPAANVEEIKKGFTQATHVLVEYAGHEDMLPNENVQQVIKSFYQGASITRTFIPAPKPEFEPVTKR; from the coding sequence ATGAAAAAAGTATTCATTTTTTCCGCCTTTCTTTTGTCCTTGTTTGGTCAGGCGCAAACCCCTCTTCAGCCGCTTGCAGCCACTAAGCAGCAACCAACTATTTCGTTCCAGAAGGTAAAGTTTAAGAATTATGCCGGAGATAGCATCCTGTATGAATTAGCCAGTATAAAAGTACCAGAAAATCGTTTGGCACTTCCTACCGATACCATTCAAATAAAGATATTGCGGTTGAAAGCAAAATCACCTACCCCGCTTACACCCATTATCTTTCTGGCCGGTGGTCCGGGACAGTCCGGCATAAATTATATCAAAGAAGACTATTTTCAGAAGTTAATTTTTCCCTTACAGCAACAGCACGATATTATTCTCCTGGATCAACGGGGTTCCGGAAGTTCTCGCCCTTCCTTACTTTACAAAACGCCGATCATTGACAGCAAAGACATCTTTGTATCTCCCCAGCGAATGATAGAATTTGCCGACAGAATAGCTCAGGTTGGCGCAGATACGCTAAAAAGAAGGTCCATTGATATCAGAGGCTATACTACCCTACAGAACGCCGACGATATTAATGATCTAAGTAAGGCTTTAGGTTACTCCAAAATTAATCTTTTGGCAATTAGCTATGGTACGCACCTGGCTTTAACCGTTGCCAAAAAATACCCCAATATTCTGGATAAGATGGTGTTAATTGGCACTTCGGGTTTCAATCACATGCATCATTTACCCTCCACTTATGATAAGCAATTGCAGCAGATTGCTGCTTTAGCCGCTCAGGACCCCGCCGTTAAAAACGAAGTTCCCGATATGATTGCATTTCTAAAAAGAGTGTTAACTAAACTGGAAAAAGATCCTGTCCGGCTGCAAATAAAAGAAGCAAAAACCAATCAACTCTGGGAAGTACGGGTAGGAAAATTTGGACTGCAAATGATCCTTCGCCTGGACGCGGGTGACTCCTACGGCTTTATTTATTTTCCGGCCCTGCTCTATGGCATTGAAAAAGGAGATTATGAGCAATTGCAAGAATATATTCAGAAGAGATTTAATCAGTTTACGAGTGGGTACGGTTCCGGTATTGGCGTGATGCGTTTAGCCTCCGGAGCAACGAAAGCGCGCTATAACCAAATTATCCAGGAAGGAAAAACGGCTTTGCTAGGCAATGCCATGAATACCCCGGATCTCTTCGGCCAGAACTTTTGGGGCAAGATTGACTTGGGAGATGATTTCAGGGCGCCTTTTACCAGTAATACCCGAACTTTATTCGTGAGTGGCACTATGGATAGTAATTCCCCGGCCGCAAATGTGGAAGAAATAAAAAAAGGCTTTACTCAGGCCACCCATGTGCTGGTGGAATATGCAGGGCACGAAGATATGTTGCCGAATGAAAACGTGCAGCAAGTAATTAAATCGTTTTATCAAGGCGCAAGTATAACCCGCACTTTTATTCCCGCACCAAAGCCCGAGTTTGAGCCGGTTACAAAAAGATAA
- a CDS encoding IS982 family transposase: MKIIKIFCQVHDFWKEFQGEWEKNLLTTKRRNKTSRLCMSEVMTIVILFYFSRYRTFKDYYQKQVMKRYRYYFPHLVSYNRFVELMQACTVPLALFMRRQRLAQTNGVAFIDSTALAVCQNTRILQHRVFYSKAQRGKTSTGWFFGYKLHLVINHQGEIISFCLTPGNTDDRKPVEHLTKGLWGKLFGDKGYLSQNLQEKLKHKGVELITRLRSNIKPPVLSAFEKLMLRKRALIESVNDFLKNTCQIQHTRHRSKQNWLVNLLSGLAAYSFLPKKPTLKFSSNFVKLWAD; encoded by the coding sequence ATGAAAATCATCAAGATTTTTTGCCAAGTACATGATTTCTGGAAAGAGTTTCAAGGAGAATGGGAGAAGAATTTACTAACTACTAAGCGGCGGAACAAAACGTCTCGCTTATGTATGAGTGAAGTGATGACGATTGTGATTCTGTTTTATTTCTCACGCTATCGTACATTCAAAGATTACTATCAAAAGCAGGTGATGAAAAGATACCGCTACTACTTTCCGCATCTGGTTTCTTATAACCGTTTTGTAGAACTCATGCAAGCCTGCACGGTTCCTTTAGCTTTGTTTATGCGCCGGCAAAGACTAGCACAAACCAACGGCGTTGCTTTCATTGATTCTACCGCGTTAGCTGTTTGCCAGAATACACGCATCCTGCAGCATCGGGTATTCTATAGTAAAGCACAACGCGGAAAGACTTCCACGGGCTGGTTCTTTGGTTATAAACTACACTTAGTCATCAATCATCAGGGAGAGATCATCTCTTTTTGCCTCACCCCTGGCAATACTGATGACCGAAAACCAGTAGAACACCTTACTAAAGGCTTGTGGGGCAAACTCTTTGGCGACAAAGGGTACCTAAGCCAAAACCTACAAGAAAAGCTGAAGCACAAAGGCGTCGAACTCATCACTAGGCTCAGAAGCAATATAAAGCCACCAGTTCTTTCAGCGTTTGAAAAGCTGATGCTCCGCAAAAGAGCCTTGATTGAATCGGTCAATGACTTCTTAAAGAACACTTGCCAGATTCAGCATACCCGCCATAGAAGTAAACAAAACTGGCTCGTCAATCTGCTTTCCGGCTTAGCAGCTTATTCTTTCCTGCCGAAAAAGCCTACCCTCAAGTTTAGCTCTAACTTTGTAAAGCTATGGGCCGATTAA
- a CDS encoding alpha/beta fold hydrolase, whose protein sequence is MKTNKTVIINILCAWFCLIGSAVNGQDTWAPYFTHLDVKQYQGLRFRFNALVRAEVVDDSAAARLWARVDKQTGMGFFDNMDKRPIRSKEWKKYSIEGKIDSGGTSIAFGTLNTYNGKFYYDDLRLDVEIKKGKWENVFTADFENGKNTLHQGQTGNKLYKATLISGQKAQGTKSLVIEGANVPTYGINNKVGKYANVNGIKLYYEVYGQGTPLLVLHGNGGSIENAALFYDDLIKKYKVIAVDSRAQGKSTDTEAALTYEQMAADVNGLLEQLKTDSALIWGQSDGAILGLILAMNYPQKVKKVLAFGANIQPDSLAIFPWGISHSQKLVKESKDAQEIKLNILMLKHPNIPYSNLKKIKAPILVVAGDRDVIRPEHTLKLFQHIPKSQLCILPGATHGAAWENKELFLTMMDNFFSKPFKMPDTKSWYNQ, encoded by the coding sequence ATGAAAACAAATAAAACAGTTATTATAAATATACTTTGTGCCTGGTTTTGTTTAATTGGTTCAGCTGTTAACGGCCAAGATACCTGGGCTCCCTATTTTACTCATCTTGATGTTAAACAGTATCAAGGACTTCGCTTTCGGTTCAATGCACTGGTGCGGGCGGAAGTAGTAGATGATAGTGCTGCTGCCCGACTTTGGGCCAGAGTAGACAAACAAACTGGAATGGGGTTTTTCGATAATATGGATAAAAGACCCATTCGCAGCAAGGAGTGGAAAAAATATTCCATCGAAGGTAAAATTGATTCAGGAGGTACTTCCATCGCTTTCGGTACCCTGAATACTTACAATGGTAAGTTTTACTATGATGATTTAAGATTGGATGTAGAAATTAAAAAAGGTAAATGGGAAAATGTATTTACCGCTGACTTTGAAAACGGTAAAAATACATTACACCAGGGCCAAACTGGAAATAAACTTTACAAGGCAACTCTAATAAGCGGGCAAAAAGCCCAAGGGACAAAATCACTGGTAATAGAAGGGGCCAATGTTCCAACCTATGGCATTAATAACAAAGTTGGGAAATATGCTAACGTTAACGGTATAAAACTTTATTATGAAGTGTATGGGCAAGGTACTCCTTTACTTGTTTTACACGGTAATGGCGGTTCAATAGAAAATGCCGCATTGTTTTACGATGACTTAATTAAAAAATATAAAGTAATTGCTGTGGATAGTCGGGCGCAAGGCAAGTCTACGGATACGGAGGCAGCACTCACCTATGAACAAATGGCTGCTGATGTAAATGGCCTTTTGGAGCAGTTAAAAACAGATTCGGCTCTTATATGGGGGCAGAGTGACGGGGCTATTCTGGGATTGATTTTAGCTATGAACTATCCCCAGAAAGTTAAGAAAGTACTTGCATTTGGTGCTAATATCCAGCCCGATAGTTTAGCAATATTTCCCTGGGGTATTTCGCACAGTCAAAAATTGGTTAAGGAAAGTAAAGATGCACAAGAAATAAAGTTGAATATACTAATGCTGAAACATCCCAATATCCCTTATTCAAACCTAAAAAAAATAAAAGCACCCATTTTGGTAGTAGCTGGTGATAGGGATGTTATTCGACCCGAACATACACTTAAATTATTTCAGCATATACCAAAATCCCAATTATGTATTCTGCCAGGGGCAACTCATGGGGCAGCCTGGGAGAACAAAGAACTTTTTCTGACTATGATGGATAACTTCTTTAGTAAACCATTCAAGATGCCTGATACAAAATCATGGTATAATCAATAA